In the Advenella kashmirensis WT001 genome, one interval contains:
- a CDS encoding ArsR/SmtB family transcription factor, with product MVSIASIAQTASLIGDLARASMLTALMDGRALTATELSRVAGIAPQTASGHLTRLVEAGLLVMERQGRHRYHRLASPAVAHMIESIMSLSVDPDTQGARPRSAGPVTGPRDKALRYARTCYDHLAGQLAVDMTDHLVASGCVELSGDGGLLTDAGDRFLRSLGVDVDSAHHRASGRGTGRMFCRPCLDWSARRFHIGGALGAAICQCYLDQGWIRLAAGTRAVTVTPQGQRAIREAFPLMEVGLSETAHADKRNRP from the coding sequence ATGGTCAGTATTGCCTCCATAGCCCAAACAGCATCGTTGATTGGTGATCTTGCCCGTGCCAGCATGCTGACAGCACTGATGGATGGGCGTGCGTTGACTGCAACCGAATTGTCCCGCGTCGCCGGTATTGCGCCGCAAACCGCAAGCGGGCACCTCACCCGCCTGGTAGAAGCTGGCCTGCTTGTCATGGAACGCCAAGGCAGGCACCGCTATCACCGCCTGGCCTCTCCGGCAGTTGCTCATATGATCGAAAGCATCATGTCGCTATCAGTTGATCCGGACACGCAAGGTGCCCGACCGCGATCTGCCGGCCCGGTGACTGGCCCGCGTGACAAGGCCTTGCGCTATGCGCGCACATGCTATGACCATCTGGCAGGCCAGTTGGCGGTAGACATGACCGATCACCTTGTCGCCTCTGGTTGCGTTGAACTATCTGGCGATGGCGGCTTATTGACTGATGCGGGTGACAGGTTTCTGCGATCACTGGGGGTTGACGTCGATTCTGCTCATCATCGTGCGTCAGGCCGCGGCACAGGGCGCATGTTCTGCCGTCCTTGTCTGGACTGGAGTGCAAGACGCTTTCATATTGGTGGTGCGCTTGGCGCTGCAATATGCCAATGTTATCTGGACCAGGGGTGGATTCGGCTTGCAGCGGGCACTCGCGCTGTGACCGTAACACCCCAGGGCCAGCGAGCCATTCGGGAGGCATTTCCCTTAATGGAGGTTGGTCTTTCGGAGACCGCCCATGCAGATAAGCGCAACAGGCCGTAA
- a CDS encoding aminoglycoside adenylyltransferase domain-containing protein, translating to MLSSPFYCVLNLCRWMMMAEATDRIVPGKEEAGVWAMTHLPGQFRNVVDQALAAYRSRECPHTKQERQLSGGPWDRKSLLEYRDYVRSLYRDGKRAYHQRSG from the coding sequence ATTCTAAGCTCACCATTTTACTGTGTCCTGAATCTTTGCCGATGGATGATGATGGCAGAAGCGACGGACCGTATCGTGCCGGGAAAAGAAGAAGCAGGTGTATGGGCTATGACTCATCTGCCTGGACAGTTTAGGAACGTTGTCGACCAAGCACTCGCCGCTTATCGTAGCAGGGAGTGCCCACATACCAAGCAGGAAAGGCAGTTGTCGGGAGGCCCGTGGGATCGTAAGTCGCTTCTGGAGTATCGAGATTATGTGCGCTCCCTATATAGAGATGGGAAACGCGCGTACCATCAACGTAGTGGCTAG
- a CDS encoding c-type cytochrome: MSVKKQTRAAENADPHELNNPVPRVLLGVILALVVWGVYYIFSANPNSVAGLGDRRDPATLVAAAPSENGVIDGKQLFTTACQSCHQASGQGLTGVFPPLAGAEWVTGDPAVLVQIVLHGLSGPIKVAGAQYNGMMPPFGEQFNDAELAAVLSYIRDAWGNGASAIEMATIRKAAGDQG, from the coding sequence ATGAGCGTAAAGAAACAGACGCGTGCTGCCGAAAATGCGGATCCGCACGAGCTGAACAATCCCGTTCCGCGCGTGCTCCTGGGCGTTATTCTGGCCTTGGTGGTATGGGGCGTGTACTATATTTTTTCTGCAAATCCCAATAGTGTTGCGGGCCTGGGCGATAGGCGCGATCCCGCTACGCTGGTGGCTGCGGCGCCGTCCGAGAACGGCGTCATTGATGGCAAGCAGTTGTTCACGACCGCCTGCCAGTCGTGTCATCAGGCTAGCGGCCAGGGGCTGACCGGGGTATTCCCGCCGTTAGCGGGTGCTGAATGGGTAACCGGCGATCCGGCTGTGCTGGTGCAGATCGTACTGCATGGGCTGAGCGGACCAATCAAGGTTGCGGGCGCGCAATATAACGGTATGATGCCGCCGTTTGGAGAGCAGTTCAACGATGCGGAGCTGGCGGCTGTGCTCAGCTATATTCGCGATGCATGGGGCAACGGTGCCTCTGCGATCGAGATGGCGACCATCCGGAAAGCCGCGGGCGACCAAGGATAG
- a CDS encoding FAD-dependent oxidoreductase yields the protein MTSHSSTDVLICGAGTAGLTLAIDLARRGVSFRLIEKQATPFPGSRGKGIQPRTQEVFEDLGILDKIVARGGFYPRQRCYRDDGSYIETMLSEPDDASPAEPYQLPLMLPQFLTEQIMRERLNELGYQVEFGCELLGFEQDSDGVTVTLSGPAGPQTVRARYLVGADGGRSFVRKTLGIGFPGKTLDVRAIVADVTLTGLDRDAWHQFNDGDMQRMVAICPLAGTEFFQIQAPVPPDEQVDLSAQGLTTLVASRTGLADIVVHDVSWASDYQMSARLAERYRVDRVCLVGDAAHIHPPTGGQGLNTSVQDAYNLGWKLAAVLRGAPDNLLDSYEAERRPVAESVLGLSTRLLKDQKAGGMRRGRETRQLDIGYMDSPLAIELPQRKSGVRAGERAPDAPIRGAAGQASRLFQLFKGGHWTLLFQTEQQQAPGVQEMAEPRAGLRVHTIGPKGDVIDAWEHIHDAYGLAPGECALIRPDGYVGAIVAADRLDELDDYLDRMGVGDN from the coding sequence ATGACAAGTCATTCGAGTACAGATGTATTAATTTGCGGGGCAGGCACAGCGGGTCTGACGCTGGCCATCGACCTTGCCCGCCGCGGCGTTTCTTTCCGGCTGATCGAAAAACAGGCGACGCCATTCCCCGGCTCCCGCGGCAAAGGCATACAGCCCAGGACCCAGGAAGTGTTCGAGGATTTGGGCATTCTGGACAAAATCGTGGCCCGTGGCGGCTTCTATCCCCGGCAGCGCTGCTATCGTGACGATGGCAGCTACATTGAAACGATGCTATCGGAACCCGATGATGCATCACCGGCAGAACCGTATCAGTTGCCCCTCATGCTCCCGCAGTTTCTGACAGAGCAAATCATGCGTGAGCGCCTGAACGAACTCGGCTATCAGGTGGAGTTCGGCTGCGAGCTGCTCGGCTTTGAACAAGATTCCGATGGCGTCACGGTAACGCTATCAGGACCAGCTGGCCCGCAGACTGTTCGCGCTCGCTACCTCGTGGGCGCCGACGGCGGACGCAGTTTCGTCAGGAAAACGCTTGGCATAGGCTTTCCGGGCAAGACGCTGGACGTGCGCGCAATTGTGGCCGACGTGACGCTGACCGGCCTGGATCGGGATGCGTGGCACCAGTTTAACGACGGCGATATGCAGCGGATGGTTGCCATCTGCCCGCTGGCCGGTACGGAGTTTTTCCAGATCCAGGCGCCGGTCCCACCGGATGAGCAGGTCGACCTGTCAGCACAGGGGCTGACTACTTTGGTCGCCAGCAGAACGGGACTTGCGGATATAGTCGTGCATGACGTGTCCTGGGCTTCCGATTACCAGATGAGTGCCCGGCTGGCCGAGCGCTATCGTGTGGACCGGGTATGTCTGGTCGGCGACGCCGCTCACATCCACCCGCCCACCGGCGGACAGGGACTGAACACCAGTGTGCAGGATGCCTACAACTTGGGCTGGAAGCTGGCGGCCGTGTTGCGAGGAGCGCCAGACAACCTGCTGGACAGCTACGAGGCTGAGCGCCGTCCGGTGGCTGAATCTGTGCTTGGTCTGTCAACGCGGCTCCTGAAGGATCAAAAGGCAGGTGGTATGCGCCGCGGCCGTGAGACGCGCCAGCTGGACATCGGTTACATGGACTCGCCGCTGGCAATCGAACTGCCGCAGCGCAAAAGTGGTGTCCGGGCGGGAGAACGTGCACCAGATGCACCGATTCGCGGTGCAGCCGGCCAGGCATCACGACTGTTCCAACTGTTCAAAGGCGGGCATTGGACGTTGCTGTTCCAGACAGAGCAGCAGCAGGCACCGGGGGTACAGGAGATGGCAGAGCCAAGAGCGGGACTGCGTGTTCACACGATTGGTCCAAAGGGCGATGTGATCGACGCTTGGGAGCACATCCATGATGCTTATGGACTGGCGCCAGGTGAGTGCGCGCTTATCCGTCCGGACGGGTATGTGGGTGCGATTGTTGCAGCAGACAGACTTGATGAGCTTGATGACTATCTGGATCGCATGGGCGTGGGGGATAATTAA
- a CDS encoding MFS transporter, with protein MGSSKIKQTSTFFGIWAVRAAFLLAILGWGVGFYGPPIYLAEVAQRTNWPLSLISLAVTLHFLVGTLVILNLPCLYARVGLPATTVCGAVITAIGVVGWASAQQPWHLFLAGTLTGLGWVTMGAVAVNTIVATWYHKRRPSALSKAYNGASVGGVIFSPLWVALIGILGFTGAASIVGVTVIIIVLLLARYVFTKTPANIGQAPDGNSSGATTVRQHATQSSQTLPGAALWRNWAFITLSAGMAIGLFAQIGLLAHLFNIFSPLIGAQQMGWLMGLGTACAIGGRTIAARAVQRLGNRRAVAAGGYVVQALGTATLLLSGADNVWLLTLGIMLFGSGIGNATSIPPLVAQSDFASEDVPRVVALTVAIAQGTYAFAPAFFGLLQSNAPGHSGAGQDMFFATAMGIQILAAAAYLAYRGPHTMSDLQRS; from the coding sequence ATGGGCTCTTCTAAGATTAAACAAACGTCGACTTTTTTTGGTATTTGGGCTGTACGGGCGGCCTTTCTTCTGGCTATCCTGGGTTGGGGCGTGGGATTCTACGGTCCGCCGATCTACCTGGCAGAGGTGGCACAGCGTACAAACTGGCCCCTGAGCCTTATTTCACTGGCCGTTACCTTGCATTTTCTTGTTGGCACATTGGTGATCCTCAATCTGCCTTGTCTATATGCCAGGGTTGGATTACCCGCAACGACGGTATGTGGCGCCGTCATTACCGCTATTGGCGTCGTTGGCTGGGCGAGTGCACAGCAGCCGTGGCATTTGTTTTTGGCGGGCACCCTTACCGGCCTGGGGTGGGTCACGATGGGGGCCGTTGCGGTCAATACGATTGTTGCGACCTGGTATCACAAGCGTCGCCCTAGCGCTTTAAGCAAGGCATATAATGGCGCCAGCGTTGGAGGTGTGATCTTCTCGCCCTTATGGGTGGCCTTGATCGGCATTCTGGGTTTTACTGGCGCAGCCAGTATCGTGGGCGTGACGGTTATTATTATCGTACTACTGCTGGCCCGCTATGTATTCACTAAAACACCAGCAAACATCGGCCAGGCGCCAGACGGCAACAGTTCGGGAGCGACGACAGTTCGGCAGCATGCAACCCAAAGCAGCCAAACGCTGCCTGGCGCCGCGCTTTGGCGCAATTGGGCGTTCATCACCCTGTCTGCGGGAATGGCAATCGGGTTGTTTGCACAGATTGGTTTGCTGGCTCATCTATTCAATATTTTTTCCCCGCTGATCGGTGCCCAGCAAATGGGATGGCTTATGGGCCTGGGAACCGCTTGCGCCATTGGTGGCCGCACTATAGCTGCGCGGGCCGTTCAAAGACTTGGAAACCGACGTGCGGTTGCCGCTGGGGGATATGTGGTTCAGGCGCTTGGAACAGCAACGTTGCTGCTTTCTGGCGCAGACAATGTCTGGCTTCTTACCCTTGGCATCATGCTGTTTGGCTCCGGTATTGGGAATGCCACCTCTATTCCGCCGCTGGTTGCGCAATCGGATTTCGCCTCGGAAGATGTACCCCGAGTTGTCGCGCTGACTGTGGCCATTGCCCAGGGAACCTATGCTTTCGCACCTGCCTTCTTTGGTCTGCTGCAAAGCAATGCTCCTGGTCATTCAGGTGCCGGACAAGACATGTTCTTTGCCACTGCCATGGGTATACAGATCCTGGCTGCAGCAGCATATCTGGCGTATCGCGGGCCTCACACCATGTCCGATTTACAACGATCATAA
- a CDS encoding MarR family winged helix-turn-helix transcriptional regulator yields the protein MSFRKNVQDTHISEQMKSLHGSLISILSALNRPRNDEKMIQDAGIRLDRALFSALVMIERLGPIGVVELADRSGRDYTTISRQVARLESLDLVKRQANPTDRRVREAVIAPKGKAMTDRIDAARERMANAIFKDWSKDELDAFVKSMRKFADALDDEPPIGGVKSD from the coding sequence ATGTCATTTAGAAAAAATGTGCAAGATACACATATATCGGAACAAATGAAATCCCTTCATGGATCATTGATCAGCATTCTTAGTGCGCTGAACCGTCCGCGAAACGATGAAAAAATGATCCAGGACGCCGGAATCCGGCTTGATCGGGCGTTGTTTTCCGCGCTCGTGATGATTGAGCGGCTGGGGCCGATTGGCGTGGTGGAGCTTGCCGATCGCTCAGGGCGGGATTACACCACGATCAGCCGCCAGGTCGCCCGGCTCGAAAGCCTGGATCTGGTCAAGCGTCAGGCCAACCCCACGGACCGGCGGGTGCGCGAGGCGGTCATAGCGCCAAAGGGCAAGGCAATGACAGACCGCATCGATGCTGCGCGTGAACGCATGGCCAATGCAATCTTCAAGGACTGGAGTAAAGACGAGCTTGATGCGTTCGTCAAATCAATGCGAAAATTTGCCGATGCCCTGGACGATGAGCCGCCAATCGGTGGGGTAAAGTCCGACTAA
- a CDS encoding SCO family protein yields MKTSGVRSVIAFAIIVVLGLAAFSAVTAGFAAVTSDGVRRVQLKRNPRALPDLPLIDARGTMFSLRDYGGASKRVTFITLVYLQCQSVCRTSIAGQSWMQHAIQARGLEGRVRLLTLSFDPANDSPQVMAEHARRMGVDADLWRFATVRDTGDLNRMLALFDIIVLPDGLGGYSHNAGLFLIDEHGQLARAYDVDRPDLALADYLARAKGKGG; encoded by the coding sequence ATGAAGACGTCCGGGGTTCGTTCAGTTATTGCATTTGCCATCATCGTGGTGCTCGGGCTGGCCGCGTTTTCGGCTGTTACGGCCGGTTTTGCGGCAGTCACCTCCGATGGGGTGAGACGCGTGCAACTTAAGCGCAACCCCAGGGCGCTCCCAGATCTGCCCCTGATTGACGCTCGCGGCACGATGTTTTCATTGCGCGATTATGGCGGTGCTTCGAAGCGCGTGACGTTTATCACACTTGTCTATCTGCAGTGTCAATCGGTCTGCCGTACCAGCATCGCCGGCCAATCGTGGATGCAGCATGCGATTCAGGCCCGCGGGCTTGAGGGTCGAGTGCGATTGCTGACTTTGAGCTTTGATCCGGCAAACGATAGCCCGCAGGTCATGGCCGAGCATGCCAGGCGCATGGGCGTGGACGCCGACCTGTGGCGTTTTGCAACCGTGCGTGATACGGGCGATCTGAATCGTATGCTTGCACTATTTGATATCATCGTTTTGCCCGACGGCCTGGGCGGTTATTCGCATAACGCTGGCCTGTTTTTGATTGATGAGCACGGTCAGCTTGCCAGGGCATATGATGTAGACCGTCCTGATCTGGCGCTGGCAGATTATCTGGCGCGCGCCAAAGGGAAGGGCGGATGA
- a CDS encoding kanamycin kinase: MPKAQLNDDMSVPKKWLHEFSETVVERQAIGESKADVFRIFNDKRPSLFVKSEPVGQYSELPNEV; encoded by the coding sequence ATGCCTAAGGCACAGTTGAATGACGATATGTCAGTTCCGAAGAAATGGCTTCATGAATTTTCCGAAACCGTAGTTGAACGGCAGGCTATTGGAGAGTCGAAAGCTGATGTTTTCCGTATTTTCAATGACAAAAGGCCTAGTCTATTTGTGAAGTCTGAACCTGTTGGTCAATACAGTGAGTTGCCGAATGAAGTTTAA